From Glycine max cultivar Williams 82 chromosome 11, Glycine_max_v4.0, whole genome shotgun sequence, the proteins below share one genomic window:
- the LOC100797072 gene encoding protein SHORT-ROOT has protein sequence MDTTLFRVVSSFQHHQADQDHQSLNNSTTSSSSRSSRQEQNYPYPQEHDEECFNFFMDDEDLSSSSSKHYYPYQPHPPSTTDHSFSPTPGVDVVFPFEFSSGKWAQDILLETARAVADKNTTRLQQLMWMLNELSSPYGDTDQKLASYFLQAFFSRITQAGDRTYKTLASASEKTCSFESTRKTVLKFQELSPWTTFGHVASNGAILEALEGEPKLHIVDISNTYCTQWPTLFEALATRNDDTPHLRLTSVVTAGATAQKVMKEIGARMEKFARLMGVPFKFNVVHHVGQLSDLDFSVLDIKEDEALAINCVNTLHSIAAVGNHRDAVISSLRRLKPRIVTVVEEEADLDIGLEGFEFVKGFEECLRWFRVYFEALDESFPRTSNERLMLERAAGRAVVDLVACSPADSVERREKAARWARRMHGGGGFNTVAFSEEVCDDVRALLRRYREGWAMTQCSDAGIFLTWKEQPVVWASAWRALT, from the coding sequence ATGGATACCACGTTGTTTAGAGTAGTGAGTAGTTTCCAACATCACCAAGCTGATCAAGATCATCAATCCCTCAACAACTCCACCACAAGCAGCAGCTCTCGATCCTCCAGACAAGAGCAAAACTATCCCTACCCACAAGAACACGACGAAGAATGCTTCAACTTTTTCATGGATGATGAAGACTTATCCTCGTCTTCTTCCAAGCACTACTATCCCTATCAACCCCACCCTCCCTCCACTACCGACCATTCCTTCTCCCCCACTCCCGGCGTCGACGTTGTCTTCCCCTTCGAGTTCTCCTCCGGAAAGTGGGCCCAGGACATCCTCCTCGAAACCGCACGTGCCGTTGCCGACAAGAACACCACCCGCCTTCAACAACTCATGTGGATGCTAAACGAGCTCAGCTCCCCCTACGGCGACACCGACCAGAAACTAGCCTCGTACTTCCTCCAAGCCTTCTTCAGCCGCATCACCCAAGCCGGGGACCGAACCTACAAAACCTTAGCTTCAGCTTCCGAGAAAACATGCTCCTTCGAATCAACCCGCAAGACGGTGCTGAAGTTCCAAGAGTTGAGTCCCTGGACAACCTTCGGCCACGTGGCATCCAATGGCGCCATCTTAGAAGCCTTGGAAGGAGAGCCCAAACTACACATAGTTGACATCAGCAACACCTATTGCACCCAATGGCCAACCCTCTTCGAAGCCTTGGCAACTCGAAACGATGACACTCCGCATCTCCGTTTAACCTCCGTCGTCACCGCCGGCGCCACCGCGCAGAAGGTCATGAAGGAAATCGGAGCCAGAATGGAGAAATTCGCCAGACTCATGGGCGTGCCCTTTAAATTCAACGTCGTTCATCATGTAGGTCAACTCTCTGACCTCGATTTCAGTGTGCTAGATATTAAAGAAGACGAGGCGTTGGCGATTAACTGTGTTAACACCTTGCATTCGATCGCCGCCGTGGGGAACCACCGTGACGCGGTTATATCTTCGTTGAGGAGGTTGAAACCGAGGATCGTGacggtggtggaggaggaggctGATTTGGACATTGGATTGGAAGGGTTTGAGTTCGTGAAAGGGTTTGAAGAGTGTTTGAGGTGGTTTAGGGTTTACTTTGAGGCCTTGGACGAGAGTTTTCCGCGGACGAGCAACGAGCGTTTGATGCTTGAGAGGGCGGCGGGGAGGGCGGTGGTGGACCTGGTGGCGTGTTCTCCGGCGGATTCCGTAGAGAGGCGGGAGAAGGCGGCGCGGTGGGCGAGGAGGATGCATGGAGGTGGGGGGTTCAATACGGTGGCGTTTAGCGAAGAGGTATGCGATGATGTGAGGGCGTTGTTGAGGAGGTATAGGGAAGGGTGGGCAATGACACAGTGCTCCGACGCCGGAATATTCCTGACGTGGAAGGAGCAGCCGGTGGTGTGGGCCAGTGCATGGAGGGCCTTGACGTAG